A part of Chroicocephalus ridibundus chromosome 5, bChrRid1.1, whole genome shotgun sequence genomic DNA contains:
- the TEX261 gene encoding protein TEX261, with amino-acid sequence MWFIYVLSWLSLLIQVAFVTLAIAAGLYYLAELIEEYTVVTRRIIKYMIWFSSAVLVCLYLFEHFPGFMVGVGLFTNLVYFGLLQTFPFIVLTSSNFILSCVLVIFNHYLAFQYFAEEYYLFSEVLAYFTFCLWLIPFAFFVSLSAGENVLPSTVQPGDDVVSNYFTKGKRGKRSGILLIFSFIKEAILPSRQKIY; translated from the exons GCTGAGCTGGCTGTCCCTGCTCATCCAGGTGGCCTTCGTCACCTTGGCGATCG CTGCAGGGCTGTACTACCTGGCAGAGCTGATCGAGGAGTACACGGTTGTCACCAGGAGGATAATCAAATACATGATCTGG TTCTCCTCAGCTGTGCTGGTCTGCCTCTACCTCTTCGAACACTTTCCCGGTTTCATGGTGGGTGTGGGACTCTTCACCAACCTGGTCTACTTCGGTTTGCTGCAGACCTTCCCCTTCATTGTCCTGACGTCCTCCAATTTCATACTGTCCTGTG TGCTGGTTATATTCAATCACTACTTAGCGTTCCAGTACTTCGCCGAGGAGTATTACCTGTTCTCTGAG GTTCTCGCCTACTTCACGTTCTGCCTGTGgttaattccttttgcttttttcgtCTCCTTGTCGGCTGGAGAGAACGTCCTGCCTTCCACGGTGCAGCCTGGAG ACGACGTGGTCTCCAACTACTTCACCAAGGGGAAGAGGGGCAAGCGCTCTGGTATCcttctcatcttctctttcatCAAGGAGGCCATCCTGCCCAGCCGACAGAAGATTTACTGA